The Barnesiella intestinihominis YIT 11860 genome includes a window with the following:
- the kdsA gene encoding 3-deoxy-8-phosphooctulonate synthase, translated as MKLENLKYTDSGNFFLLAGPCVIEGEYMAMDIAEKIVGITESLQIPYIFKGSYRKANRSRLDSFTGIGDEKALKILRKVADTYKIPVVTDIHTAEEAKMAAEYVDVLQIPAFLCRQTDLLVAAAKTGRVVNIKKGQFLSPEAMKFAAQKVVDAGNNDVMITERGTSFGYQDLLVDYRGIPIMQKFGFPVILDATHSLQRPNQDSGVTGGMPELIETIARAGIAVGVDGLFMETHPEPCKAKSDGANMLPLDLLEGLLTRLVCIRQAVMSLGSKDK; from the coding sequence ATGAAACTCGAAAATCTTAAATATACCGATAGCGGTAATTTCTTTCTGTTGGCAGGTCCTTGTGTCATAGAAGGAGAGTACATGGCGATGGATATTGCGGAAAAGATCGTCGGGATAACAGAATCGTTGCAGATACCCTATATTTTCAAGGGCTCTTATCGCAAGGCCAACCGTTCTCGCCTTGATTCGTTTACCGGGATAGGCGATGAGAAGGCTTTGAAAATATTACGGAAAGTCGCCGATACATACAAAATACCTGTCGTTACCGATATTCATACGGCCGAGGAGGCTAAGATGGCTGCCGAGTATGTCGATGTGTTGCAAATTCCGGCATTTTTGTGCCGCCAGACCGATTTGTTGGTGGCTGCTGCAAAAACAGGGCGAGTGGTGAATATCAAGAAAGGCCAATTCCTGTCGCCCGAGGCCATGAAGTTTGCCGCTCAAAAGGTCGTGGATGCGGGGAATAACGATGTGATGATTACAGAACGGGGAACTTCTTTCGGTTATCAAGATCTGTTGGTCGACTATCGGGGCATTCCGATTATGCAGAAGTTCGGTTTCCCGGTTATTCTCGATGCTACCCATTCGTTGCAAAGGCCCAATCAAGATTCAGGCGTGACCGGAGGAATGCCGGAATTGATAGAGACTATCGCCCGGGCAGGTATCGCTGTGGGTGTCGATGGGTTGTTTATGGAGACTCACCCCGAACCGTGTAAAGCTAAATCGGACGGAGCCAATATGTTGCCGTTGGATCTTTTGGAAGGCTTGCTGACAAGGTTAGTGTGCATTCGGCAGGCTGTAATGTCTTTGGGTAGTAAAGATAAGTAA
- a CDS encoding 16S rRNA (uracil(1498)-N(3))-methyltransferase: MQIFYAPDIESVHELPEAESQHCVRVLRMGEGDEIGIVDGGGNKYLAEIVLVHPKRCGIRILKKSKVPNPWRAQVHVAIAPTKNLDRMEWFAEKVTEIGIDSIALLKCRFSERKELKLDRLNKILISAMKQSLKVVLPRLSEMEAFSDFVARPFDGQKFIAHCYAEGERKELSEVYRPGENALILIGPEGDFSLEEVEQAIACGFQPVMLGQSRLRTETAGVVACHTIQVLNQLKSK; this comes from the coding sequence ATGCAGATATTTTATGCTCCCGATATTGAAAGTGTGCATGAGCTCCCTGAGGCGGAAAGCCAGCATTGTGTCAGAGTTTTGCGTATGGGCGAAGGTGACGAGATTGGAATTGTCGATGGGGGAGGAAATAAATATCTGGCCGAAATCGTTCTGGTGCATCCGAAGCGTTGTGGCATACGGATATTGAAAAAATCGAAAGTTCCCAATCCGTGGCGGGCACAAGTGCATGTAGCGATTGCGCCGACGAAGAATCTCGATAGAATGGAGTGGTTTGCCGAAAAAGTCACGGAGATAGGCATTGATTCGATTGCTTTGTTGAAATGCCGATTCTCTGAACGGAAAGAGTTAAAACTCGATCGTCTGAACAAAATTCTGATTTCGGCGATGAAGCAATCCTTAAAAGTTGTTTTGCCCCGATTGTCCGAAATGGAGGCCTTTTCGGACTTTGTCGCCCGTCCTTTCGATGGACAGAAATTCATTGCTCATTGCTATGCGGAGGGCGAGCGGAAAGAACTCTCCGAGGTATATCGCCCGGGAGAGAATGCTTTGATTTTGATAGGTCCTGAGGGCGATTTCAGCCTCGAAGAGGTAGAGCAAGCTATTGCTTGTGGATTTCAGCCGGTGATGTTGGGGCAGAGCCGGTTGCGTACGGAAACGGCCGGAGTAGTTGCCTGCCATACGATACAAGTGTTGAATCAGTTAAAATCGAAATAA
- a CDS encoding nucleoside permease, whose product MESVKIRLIVMNFLQFFIWGSWLCTLGLYMTTPVEDGGLAFDGALVGSVFALSGIASLIMPALIGVVSDKWVNAERLMGVLHWVGAISLFCAAFVTDYDLFKIAMLVNMLAYMPTLSLSYTVAYNAIDKAGLDRIKDYPPVRVWGTIGFIVAMWIDNLTGFSSNNGQLIMAACASAAMGLYCFTLPACPPAKAMKNNGLMSVLGLDALVLFKNYRTAVFLLFSFLLGAALQVTNMYGVPFLDSFKATHPEAWAVKYSVILSSLSQVSETLFILAIPFFMSRYGIKRVMIISFMAWVLRFGFFAIGGPEGFPVVFLVLSMIVYGMAFDFFNVSGSLFIADEAPASIKASAQGIFMMMTNGLGSIVGGYGAGLVIAYHSENGVVTDWPACWTIFAAYACVIGILFALTFHYKHQAKVKAEKV is encoded by the coding sequence ATGGAAAGTGTAAAAATTCGACTGATAGTCATGAATTTTCTCCAGTTTTTTATCTGGGGATCATGGCTCTGTACATTGGGATTATATATGACGACACCCGTTGAAGACGGGGGCTTGGCTTTCGACGGTGCACTCGTGGGCAGTGTGTTTGCTCTATCGGGTATAGCTTCTCTTATTATGCCTGCGCTTATAGGCGTGGTTTCCGATAAGTGGGTGAATGCCGAACGGTTGATGGGAGTTCTGCATTGGGTCGGAGCTATTTCTCTTTTTTGTGCGGCGTTCGTTACCGATTATGATTTGTTCAAAATAGCGATGTTGGTCAATATGCTGGCCTATATGCCCACTCTGTCATTGTCATATACCGTTGCATATAATGCTATCGATAAAGCCGGATTGGATCGCATTAAGGACTATCCTCCCGTGAGAGTTTGGGGAACGATAGGGTTTATCGTCGCTATGTGGATAGATAACCTCACCGGGTTCAGCTCCAATAATGGGCAGTTGATTATGGCTGCGTGCGCTTCTGCCGCAATGGGACTTTATTGCTTCACTTTACCGGCTTGTCCTCCGGCTAAGGCGATGAAGAATAACGGGCTCATGTCTGTGTTGGGATTGGATGCTTTGGTCTTGTTTAAGAATTACCGTACAGCCGTATTCTTGCTTTTCTCTTTTTTGTTGGGGGCAGCCCTTCAAGTGACCAATATGTATGGCGTTCCTTTTCTCGATAGCTTCAAGGCGACTCACCCCGAGGCTTGGGCTGTGAAATATTCGGTCATACTCTCTTCTCTTTCTCAGGTATCGGAAACTCTTTTTATTCTGGCGATACCGTTTTTTATGAGCCGATACGGTATTAAGAGGGTGATGATCATCAGTTTCATGGCATGGGTATTGCGTTTTGGATTCTTCGCAATCGGCGGTCCCGAGGGCTTCCCGGTCGTATTCTTGGTATTATCGATGATCGTATATGGTATGGCCTTCGATTTCTTCAATGTGTCGGGTTCTCTTTTCATTGCCGATGAGGCTCCCGCTTCCATAAAAGCCAGTGCTCAGGGTATCTTCATGATGATGACGAATGGACTGGGCTCTATCGTGGGCGGTTACGGTGCTGGGTTGGTTATCGCTTATCATAGCGAGAATGGCGTGGTGACCGACTGGCCGGCATGTTGGACTATCTTTGCGGCTTATGCTTGTGTAATCGGTATTTTGTTTGCATTGACGTTCCACTATAAACATCAAGCCAAAGTCAAGGCAGAGAAAGTTTAA
- a CDS encoding bifunctional nuclease family protein, which translates to MDTRIKLKVLGLTYSQVQKGAYALVLAEENGPRRIPVVIGVSEAQSIAISLEGIVPPRPITHDLFVSFSHGFGIRLREVCIYKFENGVFSSEMLFDDGTREIRIDARTSDAIAIALRTRSDIYVMQNIIDEAGFVYEENEGKEVVETEELPEEKSLSNCSRKELKERLEKAIASEAYEEAARIQDELNKRDNNL; encoded by the coding sequence GTGGATACTCGTATAAAATTAAAGGTGTTGGGGTTGACTTACAGTCAAGTACAAAAAGGTGCGTATGCTTTGGTGCTTGCCGAAGAAAATGGGCCTCGTCGTATTCCTGTCGTGATAGGAGTGTCCGAGGCTCAGTCTATAGCTATATCTTTGGAAGGTATTGTTCCGCCTCGTCCGATTACTCATGATCTTTTTGTGAGTTTCTCTCACGGGTTCGGTATTCGTTTGAGAGAGGTTTGTATTTATAAATTTGAGAATGGAGTTTTTTCCTCGGAAATGCTTTTTGACGATGGTACGCGTGAGATTCGTATCGATGCCCGTACTTCCGATGCAATAGCCATAGCTTTGCGTACACGGTCCGACATATATGTCATGCAGAATATTATAGACGAGGCAGGATTTGTTTATGAAGAAAATGAAGGTAAAGAAGTCGTAGAGACAGAAGAACTCCCCGAAGAAAAGAGTTTGTCGAATTGTTCCCGTAAGGAACTTAAAGAACGCTTGGAAAAGGCTATTGCTTCCGAGGCTTATGAAGAAGCCGCTCGTATTCAAGATGAGCTGAATAAAAGAGATAATAACTTGTAA
- the mnmA gene encoding tRNA 2-thiouridine(34) synthase MnmA — protein sequence MNVAVLLSGGVDSAVVVHRLKEQGIDPTLFYIRIGMDNDEGDCSAEEDIEMCTYIARKYGLPFEVVSLHREYWDHVMEYALRTVKLGLTPNPDMMCNKMIKFGFFEERWGHAFDKTATGHYATTTERNGKIYLSTARDKKKDQTDFLAQIDSVQVSHLLFPIGDLLKQEVREMAVSAKLPNASRRDSQGICFLGNIDYNAFIRRHLGERQGAIVELETGKILGFHKGYWFHTIGQRKGLGLSGGPWYVVAKDVDTNTIFVSNGYGTEKQYGKVLKLAEFHFITDDPWGEMESPVEITFKNRHTPDFTSGLLIKEGKSYSISSKEPVQGIAPGQFAVVYDKERHICVGSGVITL from the coding sequence ATGAACGTAGCCGTATTATTATCTGGGGGAGTGGATAGTGCCGTTGTTGTGCATCGGCTGAAAGAGCAAGGGATAGACCCGACTTTATTTTACATTCGCATAGGAATGGACAATGACGAAGGCGACTGTTCGGCCGAGGAGGATATAGAAATGTGTACTTATATTGCGCGTAAGTACGGACTTCCGTTTGAAGTCGTATCTCTCCATAGGGAATATTGGGACCATGTTATGGAATATGCTTTGCGAACGGTGAAACTCGGATTAACCCCTAATCCCGATATGATGTGTAACAAAATGATCAAATTCGGTTTCTTTGAGGAACGTTGGGGGCATGCGTTCGATAAAACGGCTACCGGCCATTATGCTACGACGACCGAGAGGAATGGTAAAATTTATCTCTCCACGGCAAGAGATAAAAAGAAAGATCAGACCGATTTTCTGGCACAGATAGACTCTGTTCAGGTCTCCCATTTGCTATTTCCTATCGGCGATTTATTGAAACAGGAGGTTCGGGAGATGGCTGTTTCGGCTAAGCTCCCTAATGCTTCCAGACGTGACAGTCAAGGTATTTGCTTTTTGGGGAATATCGACTACAATGCGTTTATCCGTCGACATTTGGGCGAACGACAAGGGGCGATAGTAGAGCTCGAAACCGGTAAGATATTGGGATTTCACAAGGGATATTGGTTTCATACGATAGGACAACGGAAGGGACTCGGATTGAGTGGCGGTCCGTGGTACGTCGTGGCGAAAGATGTCGATACCAATACGATATTCGTATCGAACGGGTATGGAACGGAGAAACAATATGGGAAGGTTTTAAAGTTGGCGGAGTTCCATTTTATTACAGATGACCCGTGGGGAGAGATGGAATCGCCTGTCGAGATAACTTTTAAGAACAGGCATACCCCCGATTTTACGTCAGGTCTCTTAATTAAGGAGGGCAAGTCGTATTCTATCTCTTCGAAGGAACCGGTACAGGGTATCGCTCCCGGACAATTTGCTGTCGTGTACGATAAGGAACGCCATATTTGCGTCGGTAGTGGAGTAATTACTTTGTAA